The stretch of DNA CAACCCTTTCTCCAACTTCAACATTTCTATGAATCCTGCAAGCTCCTAGCAATGCTCCCCATATTGGAGCATTTGGTTTCACAGGCATTTCATGAATAAATTTTTCTGCTTCTTCCAACTTTCCTGCTCTTCCAAGAAGATCAACCATACATCCAAAATGCTCCAATCGCGGCTCTACCCCATGATCTCTTTTCATGCTTTCGAATATTTCTAGACCCTTTTCTACTAGCCCTCCATGACTACAAGCTTTCAACACTGCAGTAAATGTAATATCTCTAGGAAATATCCCATTTTTCTCCAtttcagaaaaatactcaaGTGCTTTCATTGCATAACCATGCATGGCTAGTCCAGAAATCAAAGCTGTCCAACAAAGTACATCCTTTTCTTCCAATCCCTTGAAAACCCGAATAGCTTTCTCAACATCCCCACATCTTGCATACATGTCAACAATAGCTGTTCCAAGAATCACATTCAAAGCCAAACCATTtctcatcacatactcatgagCTTTCTCACCAACTGCAAGAGCACCTAAATGAGCACAAGAGGAGATCACACCAACCATAACAACTTCATTAGCAACCACCCCTTCATCTTGAAGAATCCCAAACATTTCAACGGCTTTATCAAATCGATTGTTCCGCGCATAACCGCTAATCATAGTACTCCAAGTCACCAAATTCCTATCAggcattttatcaaacagttcaCGTGCAGATTCAACATCACCAAATTTATGATAACCAGCAATCATACAAGTCCATGAAGCAACATCAAATCGGCCCATCCTCTTAAAAATGAACATTGCAGCCATTAAATCACCCAAAGAAGCATACATATAAACAAGAGCGTGTTGAACATAAAAATCAAGTTCAAACccatgtttaattatttgaccaTGAACTTGCATACCCATTTTTAAAGACTCAATTTTGGAACATGCTTTAACCAAAAAAGGGTGTGTAATATTATCAGGTAAGAGACCAATGCGTTGAGATTGAATGTAATAATGAAAGGAATTTTCTGGGTTTTCGCTGGTCGAACAACCACGGATCAAAGCATTGAAAATGAAGATATTGGGATTGTAAATTTGGGAGAAAACTTTGATGGCGTAAGTTAGGAAATTGGGTTTGTCTATGCAGAAAGCAATGATGCGACTTGATGCAAATGTGTCGAAGAAAAAATGGGTTCTTAGCATGTGGGCATGGATTATTTTGAGGTCTTGAATATTGGAGCATTGTGATAGTAGAACTAGTTTGGGATTTTTTAGTCTCAGTTTTTGCAGAATTGGGTTACTAATGCTATTCATTTTTCAATTGACAGGAAAACATTATTGAATGTTTTATGCAATAAGAGAGTGTTATTCAACTAATTATGTTGTTTGGACTATATTATTGGTATGTTTGAGATTTTAGTGATTCTCTATTCAGCATGTTGATATGGATGTGATGTAAGTTTTTGAGTTTGGAGGAGATGATGTAGCACTTGAACAATGATGAAGATTTAACCCAGCAAAGATTATTGGATGTAAATGGTAGTAAAACAATGCATCTTATTATGAGCTGCATCCTCcatctaaattaattttagattgaatttcaatagaaaTTGAATATAggatagttttttttaaaaaaaaaaaaagtgattatattatatgtttccatgacaacatatatatttttgtttggtCAATAGTTCGATACTTTGGTTTGCTGAAAAAAATCATCTTGCTTAGCAGTTGGAGTTTTTAAagcatatatatttatgtttgcttTTGTTTCTAGAAACACTCTAGTCATTTCTTTCATGCAGAGTTTCTTCTAAGCCAGTTCATATGTCAGAACTTGATATGCTtatgaaaataagaaattataTGGTAAATGataacattttcatatcatatgTGAACATTGTCAACATAGTAACTTCAATATTTCCAAGGTGCAAATAATACAAGAGAGTCTTCTAGCTAGTGAAAACGTTGAAACAATCAAAGGAATACCAGATTTTACAACCCCCAAATGCAATTGGAATTCTGTACTTTGTTTGTAATAGTACCAAAGAAATAGAGTACAAAGAATTAAAAACTAAacaaaatgtcaaaattgattATTATAATCTGTCAAAACTTTAGATCAGCAAAATATCAGTTGTTGCTACTAAGTAAGAATTTCTCTAGAATGAGAACTTGAAAGCTCCCACATTGGCATCTGCAACAGAATCCCAGAAGGAAAGTTTCCTTTGCTggatttttttctcttcttctttttggGTCAGTTCATCAATTTCTCCAGGAAAAGAAGCCTCAATAGCATTCTTGAACTTATCATACAAATTTACTCTATCCTTTGTTCCAGAGACCAGTGTGCTTGCATTTGGCCTTTTAAGAAAATCCAACACATTTACCAAATTTCTCCTGCAACAAATACATTAACATTTGAGATTAAAGTTTTCCAATGCACAAGCAAAATACATAGGCAAATGAATGCAAAccacaacaaataaaatatcataaaattacTAGTAATTAATATGTTGAGTTCATTTCATGAATTCCATTAAGTATATTCACAATATCAATACAAGTACAAGCATACTGTAGTTAAGGAGATTCATATGTGCTATTCTATTGACATAAGCATTTTTAAGAGCTTATAAAAATAGTGTGACATGTCCATAGGTTATTTTAAGCTTATTTACATAAGCTATTTTGGATAGCTTATAACTTATTTGCAAACAacttgactttattttatcttttgttatagaaatagcttatacataCACATGTACTGATCCTTTGAAACCGCAACGGCCAATGAGtccaaataaattttcaaatatcaaGTCCAAGGAATACCCTAAAGAGTCAAATTCTGATATGCCAATGGATGttttaacatcaaaatcaaacaaacaatGAAAGTTCTGACAAAATGTTTCACACGGAGAATATGCATCCCTTCcatcaaaaaaaatttggtaTCAAATAATAACCAATGTCTAATgcatataaagaaaaacaagcaGTTAagtacttaaaaaaaatgactagTTAGTTCAGCATATAGTTTTAAAAGGCCAAACCTATTAAACTACAAGTACTGGGACTTCTTTTAATCGAACTAGAACTAATTCATGAACGACCAACAAGCATAACATTTCAGCAATCAATTCAGAAACTGAGTAAAAAATGAGGCTCGACGTGGCTTTATCAAGGTCTACACAATAATCAGCTttgaaaagtatatataaaCAATTAGTTTCCATTTCCAATTTAAATGGGCCGAAAATCCACTAGCACTACACCGGGAGCTCatataattagtattttattaatcaaactTCTGAAACCTACAGAAAGCAAAAGATTAGAGAACCTCACCTACTAACATAGTTTTGCGTTATGGCAATTGATTCCTCCAAGTTGATCACCAAATGCCACCATCCATTAGGCACAAAGATAACCTCTCCAGCTTTACATATGCACTCAATTGGCTTCTTTTTCCAATTCTTCGTTGCACCGTAAAAGTTCATGAACCATTCAATTATTGAAACAGGAGATGCAACATCCGCACCATCAGGACTAGGATGAACACCGGGCGGAATTACATCGGGAGGAAACAATACCCATTTCTTAGACCCCTTGATCACAGCATTCCAAGCCGAAGTTGAATTTGGATCAACATGGAATGACGATCCAGACCCAGCTGGTCCAATAATAATCCACCGATAGTCAGGTCTCTCATCACCCAAAACACCAAACAAGTCCTCCCGAAAATACACCGGAACTTCATATTCAGAACCCAATTTTGGAACTTTTTCGGCAAAATTTGGATCAAACAGATACATCGGTCTTTCTTCTCTAACTTGATCCGAGTATCCAAAATAATCTCCAAGCGTCATCTCCACCGGCCCAACCGCAAACTTAACATCATCACCACATAACTGCACCAAATAATCTCTATCCCAATTCCTCAATGCATCCCAATTATCAATACACCCTTCCAACAACACCGGCTTATTGAACTCCTCAAAATTCACCACAAATTCTTCAACCGAAATTCCCTTCTTTCGAACTATATTATCCCTCTCCAACCACTCAGGTTTCATTTCAAGATTAGCACATAGCCAACTCTGGAAAAGATAATCAGAATAAAAGTCCCTAACTTTGAAACTCCTAACATCACTACTTGAAATATCAAATGAAGGGTAACAAGCAGAAACAAAAGTAGATTTCCATGACCCATTATACTGAAACCCACCAAAAAGATTCTCCAATACAAGATTCCTCCAAAGGGGTTCATGATTGGTGAAAACATAAAACGATTTACTAACAGAGGCCAAAACCCCCAAATTTGTACCATCCAAAAACCCTAGAATTTCAAGAACAAGTTCATCAGTGAGTGTATGAAGATTACCTAAACCAGTGTCTCTGGAATTGATGGAACCTGGGTTGAGGTAGAGATTTCCCAAGGGCTGAACTCCATGAGTATGTGATGGTGCAGAGGTTTTGATGCTGAAACCTTCTTCGGTATCATCTTCTTCTATAGGAAATGgagaatattttttaatggaAATGTGGTTTTGGTTTCTGAGTTTGTGAGAGTTTTTGTTTCTGATGGGTTTCTTTGTCTTTGTTTTGACACGGGACAACAAGTTTCTCATCCTGAAACTCAGCATCGTTGATTGTGGTGATAGCTCAAGATGCAGTGTGGGATGGTGCAAAAACCCAAACCCACACAACACAAATGggtttatgtttttttgttgttgtttaaatCATAGGTTTATGTTCTTTATTGGTACAGCTTTTAATGTTTGAGAtgcataataattataaataaattattacataTAAATTCAGATAATAATATAACTTATAATATCAAGTTTttcgattaaaaaaaaatcttgtttTTACAATCAACAACAATTTCCCCATAAACTACTTGGGTCATGTAGCTAGGGTCATGGATTTTTTACCCTAGGAactctaagaaaagaaagaaataggGTTGCAGATGGGTTGACTAGGTGGGATATTGGTGAGCTCAATGGCTTTTGGGTCAATTTTCCCTCCTTTTTGTAATTGTaacccatttttttttatagatgtaggtctttataaattttgaattaatttttatacaaaatagtTTTGAAATGATATTACTTCCAAATAACAATGATAGATAAGATTTTGTATTAAATGTTTTCTTTGGGTCAAAAGTTCAAATGTACAactttcaaacaaattttttagtcTATACACGTTGGAATTCTGCAGTGAACGATTAAAATCATAGCAACAACTCATTGAGAATTGATATTAACTTTCTCACCATCAAACCAAACCGATGTTTAATAAGTCTTGACCACTTTCCCGGAAATAGAAAAATCTCACCGTTAC from Cicer arietinum cultivar CDC Frontier isolate Library 1 chromosome 3, Cicar.CDCFrontier_v2.0, whole genome shotgun sequence encodes:
- the LOC101513466 gene encoding pentatricopeptide repeat-containing protein At5g06540; amino-acid sequence: MNSISNPILQKLRLKNPKLVLLSQCSNIQDLKIIHAHMLRTHFFFDTFASSRIIAFCIDKPNFLTYAIKVFSQIYNPNIFIFNALIRGCSTSENPENSFHYYIQSQRIGLLPDNITHPFLVKACSKIESLKMGMQVHGQIIKHGFELDFYVQHALVYMYASLGDLMAAMFIFKRMGRFDVASWTCMIAGYHKFGDVESARELFDKMPDRNLVTWSTMISGYARNNRFDKAVEMFGILQDEGVVANEVVMVGVISSCAHLGALAVGEKAHEYVMRNGLALNVILGTAIVDMYARCGDVEKAIRVFKGLEEKDVLCWTALISGLAMHGYAMKALEYFSEMEKNGIFPRDITFTAVLKACSHGGLVEKGLEIFESMKRDHGVEPRLEHFGCMVDLLGRAGKLEEAEKFIHEMPVKPNAPIWGALLGACRIHRNVEVGERVGKILIQMKPEHSGYYVLLSNIYARTNKWKDVTVMRRLMKEKGVRKPPGYSLIEIDGKVHEFTIGDKTHPEIDKIERMWEVILQKIKVAGYIGNTGEALFDIDEEEKEDALHRHSEKLAIAYGIMKIRGPTPIRIVKNLRVCEECHTATKFISQVFEVELIVRDRNRFHHFRKGACSCMDYW
- the LOC101513774 gene encoding arginine-specific demethylase JMJ22; its protein translation is MLSFRMRNLLSRVKTKTKKPIRNKNSHKLRNQNHISIKKYSPFPIEEDDTEEGFSIKTSAPSHTHGVQPLGNLYLNPGSINSRDTGLGNLHTLTDELVLEILGFLDGTNLGVLASVSKSFYVFTNHEPLWRNLVLENLFGGFQYNGSWKSTFVSACYPSFDISSSDVRSFKVRDFYSDYLFQSWLCANLEMKPEWLERDNIVRKKGISVEEFVVNFEEFNKPVLLEGCIDNWDALRNWDRDYLVQLCGDDVKFAVGPVEMTLGDYFGYSDQVREERPMYLFDPNFAEKVPKLGSEYEVPVYFREDLFGVLGDERPDYRWIIIGPAGSGSSFHVDPNSTSAWNAVIKGSKKWVLFPPDVIPPGVHPSPDGADVASPVSIIEWFMNFYGATKNWKKKPIECICKAGEVIFVPNGWWHLVINLEESIAITQNYVSRRNLVNVLDFLKRPNASTLVSGTKDRVNLYDKFKNAIEASFPGEIDELTQKEEEKKIQQRKLSFWDSVADANVGAFKFSF